Genomic segment of Syntrophales bacterium:
CGGGTTATCTTTGACAAATTCCTCCAGGAAAAACCGCTTGTCATCCATTTCGACGAACATGACAAAGTGAGAAACATTTTTCGAGACGGGATCTTCAGGAGAGAGCTGAATCCGAATCGCGGAACTTTTAACCTGCGAATAAGCAAGCTTTTTGATTTCCTTATTGATGGTTGCAGAGAAGAAAAGAGTCTGATGCTTTCGGGTCAGCATTTTCTTGACATATTTAATATCCGCGATAAACCCCAGGTCCAGCATACGATCGGCTTCATCGAGGACCAGAACTTCAACACTCCCGAGATTAATATACCCCTGATTGATCAAATCAAACATGCGCCCAGGCGTTGTAACAAGGATATCAATTCCCGCCTGAAGCTTTTTAATCTGCGGGTCCTGCTCAACACCACCATGAAGCGAGAAAGCGTTTACTCTGGTATGCTTTGCAAGATCTTTAAAAACGCCGCCGATCTGCTGTGCCAGTTCACGAGTCGGGACCATAACGATACATTTAATACCGGCAGACCGTTTACTGCTTTTTTTACCGTGGATTCTGTCAATGAGCGGAATGGCAAAGGCAGCCGTTTTGCCCGTTCCCGTTTGGGCTATGGCAAGAACGTCCTCACCCTTCATGATTGACGGGATTGATTTAAATTGTATATCTGTCGGTCTCTTAAAGCCGAGCTGCGCCAGATTCTTTTTTATTTCTTCTGAAATATTGTATTGTTCGAACTTCATAGTCCCTCACTAACCATCATCATCCTGAAAGAAACACTCTCGTTTATAATCAGGCCGTTTAAAAAGTCTCTTCGGGACAGAACTTTTATGCTCTTGTTATGGTCATTGTTATGCATAAGGCCCCCCATCTCTATTTAATTTATCGTGTTGTCCCGCTACGTTATTTTATTTGTATAATCATCTTATTTATAATCCATTCATTCCGGTAAATGTCTTCATATCAGCAGGATTGGGGTCACCAGGTGTATTTCGCCGCCTTCCGATTGCCCGAGACATGTTCGGCTACCCGTCGCTGCACATCCGTGCTGATGCCGGTGTATAAATCCCGGTCGTCACATCTGATGATATAGAGATGCCATTGTTTCATTCCTGTGCTCTCAAAATAACGAGTGATGGAATATTTCTGCTACCATACACCGGGCACTGCCCCCTCCGATATTCTCGATTGTATGTATGTCGAAAGGAATTATGGCACCTGATTTTTCTAATTCTTTTTTTTGCGCACGGGAGAAGTTTTTATATGCTGTAGTAGACATAATAATCACATTTTCCCCATTTGTGGTATGAAGCTGAAGAATATTACCGCACATATGCTCCATCTGTTCAGGAGAAATCTCTACAATTCTTTTCCCGAGTTTTTTCAATTCATTCAACACCATCTTTCTTTCGCTTTTGTCCGTTATACTTTCTGAACAAATCACAGCATAATCAGTCCCGACAGACATCATTACATTTGTATGGTAAATGAGTTCCCCCTTATCATAGCTGTGAAAAATCACAGGACGATAACCAAGCTGTTTACAGAAGTCTTCCAGTAACTCTTTATTCGCCCGGGGAGACAAAGAAACAAAAGCTGCTTTATGAATGCGGTCAAGAACCATGGCGCCAGTTCCTTCCAGTGCCTTGTTCTGTTTATTGTAATGTCTCAGATCGATTACTTTTGAAATTTTCATTCCGTTTTCTTTGAGTTTGCTTTTCAAAAGATCAACACGAACTTCGTCTCTCCTGTTCGGAGTAGCCATTGGATATATAACAATTGCGGTACCTCTTTCTCCATTTCGGTGTGTTGAAAACCAGTTATTAGGAAAAACTGCATCGGGTGTTTTAATATCATTTCTGCTTTTTACGTGAATAACTCTGATATTTTCCGACTGCAGTTTTTTTACCATTTTGTTGAACTGATCCATTGCCTGGTTTCTGGCTTCCAAAACCGGAGTATCATTATGCTGAAAAACGTTTGAAGCTGCAGTTTGTTTATTATAGGCAAAGTCATCAGGAGAAACCATAAATACAGTATCCGTTGTCTGTATCAGGTTGCCGGACGCGCATCCTATAATAAACAGAATTAAAACGAATAAGAAAAGACGTATTCTCTTAACCATGGCTTACCTCTCTGTGAAATTATTTACCGGTTGTCGTGTCTTTGTTTTTTGAAACATTTTCACGAAGCAGTACCTGCGTTGTGCAATGGGCGGCACCGTAGCCTTTCGTCAGTTCCCCGAAATCCATCCAGACGGCGTCAACGCCGTTTTTCTTTAGCGTATCTTTGTATTCTTTGCTCACACCGTCAATTCCTAAAATCTTGTTCGGAGCGACTGTCAGGAAATTGATGCCGTAAAGATTCTGATCTTTTCGTGAGACCGGAATTATTGTGTATCCGAGATCTTTCTCAAGATATTGCTGAAAATCCCTGTTCTTGATTACGAGTTTATATCCTTCATCATCAAGCCTGTAAACATCTACTTTCGTTGAAATTCCCTTCAGTTCAGGTTCCTTCCCGGGAACATTCATCCTGAAATCAATCATTACCGCAAGCTTGGAACTGATAATATTGAAGTACGTATCGAGATGCATTTCCTCCTGGTTTTCCCAGTTATCTTTTACAACAGCGACCAGGGGAGTTCCAAAAACCTGATTGTCAAGGAGCTGCTTTATCCCTTCAGCATTTGTTCGTAATCCCTGCCCGATAAGAGCCACTTCACCTGCGGAAAAATAATCTCCTCCTTCCAACCTGCCTGTTCCTTTCACTTCATAGATAGGGGTTATCCCCATTTTTTTCAGGACAAATTTAATGATTTTTGTCTCAGGAGCTCTCTGAACTGAATTCATTTTTGCAATAACGACACCTTTTGCCGTGGTTATCATCTGATCTCGCAGAAAGTAGAGGTTCATCACAGGGCTGACTTCATAGGTGGCGCTCATACCTGTATTTTTGTCGGTTTGATGCAGATGGATGGTAGGTCGCTGAAGAATTATCTTTATTAACTCGTAAGGAGTTAACTTGGAGAGAATTTCCTTTTTGTATTTTTTCTGCCGGCTTTTGTCCGGTTCTTCAATGGCAGAACTGTCAAATTTCAGAAACTCTCCTGCAAATCTTCTAAGCGCGTCCAGTTCGGGGGAAGGTGTAGGTCGTCCCTGTTTATCAATGGTACCTTTCAGCAGCATATCGACAACCCTATATACTTCGGCACCGCGTTTGCGTAACCTTTCTATATATTTTAAATGTTCGGCATCGGCAATTTTCAGGCTGAATGGTTTTTCATAAAGTGCTGCCTCCGGATGCAATACCCCCATGAATATCTCATCTCCGGGAGTATGCATCAAAATCTTTTTTGGATACTCCCATTCAGCTTTTTGCCCCACCTTTGCGGTTTGGGCATAGATATTCGCAGAAAATAGGGTTATGAGAAAAATGACAAAAAATATTTCACAAATCCAGATTAATCTGTTCTTCTTAAATACCATCATATTACACCTCCCTAATCTCCATCTTTATACGTAAATTGGGAACAGCCACTAATTATCCCTTAAAAATTAGTGGCCGTTATATATTCGTATATCAAGGGTATACACTCCCAAGGGTAATACAGATAAAAATTATTTATGCGTTCGGGTCGTCACCAAAGTCAGCAGTCTACCATAGTCACTCCCAGCCCGCCGGTGCCCATCTCTCTATAAGCCTGTGGCAGGGCTTTCCCGGTCTCCAGCATAGCCGCGATAACCCGGTCCAGGTCTTCCCAATGCTGAGAGGTAATTTCGTTGGTGGCCATGAGATAGGCGTTGTAGGCCTTGATGGCACCAAAGGCGTTCCGTTC
This window contains:
- a CDS encoding DEAD/DEAH box helicase; its protein translation is MKFEQYNISEEIKKNLAQLGFKRPTDIQFKSIPSIMKGEDVLAIAQTGTGKTAAFAIPLIDRIHGKKSSKRSAGIKCIVMVPTRELAQQIGGVFKDLAKHTRVNAFSLHGGVEQDPQIKKLQAGIDILVTTPGRMFDLINQGYINLGSVEVLVLDEADRMLDLGFIADIKYVKKMLTRKHQTLFFSATINKEIKKLAYSQVKSSAIRIQLSPEDPVSKNVSHFVMFVEMDDKRFFLEEFVKDNPDSKIIVFVRTRVRAERVTKAMERVNIRSVTIHGDKEQHTRTDVMQKFKDGECNILIATDVSARGIDIPDVNYVVNYDLPDNPEYYVHRVGRTGRGIKKGIAISFCSTDEKERLDEIQQLLKKDIEVIKISKGDYVQTIAPPPEKSLHELIDDYENRQKKRPGKVKKRK
- a CDS encoding GIY-YIG nuclease family protein, with the protein product MKQWHLYIIRCDDRDLYTGISTDVQRRVAEHVSGNRKAAKYTW
- a CDS encoding arginine deiminase-related protein, producing MVKRIRLFLFVLILFIIGCASGNLIQTTDTVFMVSPDDFAYNKQTAASNVFQHNDTPVLEARNQAMDQFNKMVKKLQSENIRVIHVKSRNDIKTPDAVFPNNWFSTHRNGERGTAIVIYPMATPNRRDEVRVDLLKSKLKENGMKISKVIDLRHYNKQNKALEGTGAMVLDRIHKAAFVSLSPRANKELLEDFCKQLGYRPVIFHSYDKGELIYHTNVMMSVGTDYAVICSESITDKSERKMVLNELKKLGKRIVEISPEQMEHMCGNILQLHTTNGENVIIMSTTAYKNFSRAQKKELEKSGAIIPFDIHTIENIGGGSARCMVAEIFHHSLF
- a CDS encoding arginine deiminase family protein, which translates into the protein MMVFKKNRLIWICEIFFVIFLITLFSANIYAQTAKVGQKAEWEYPKKILMHTPGDEIFMGVLHPEAALYEKPFSLKIADAEHLKYIERLRKRGAEVYRVVDMLLKGTIDKQGRPTPSPELDALRRFAGEFLKFDSSAIEEPDKSRQKKYKKEILSKLTPYELIKIILQRPTIHLHQTDKNTGMSATYEVSPVMNLYFLRDQMITTAKGVVIAKMNSVQRAPETKIIKFVLKKMGITPIYEVKGTGRLEGGDYFSAGEVALIGQGLRTNAEGIKQLLDNQVFGTPLVAVVKDNWENQEEMHLDTYFNIISSKLAVMIDFRMNVPGKEPELKGISTKVDVYRLDDEGYKLVIKNRDFQQYLEKDLGYTIIPVSRKDQNLYGINFLTVAPNKILGIDGVSKEYKDTLKKNGVDAVWMDFGELTKGYGAAHCTTQVLLRENVSKNKDTTTGK